CACGGCGTGCTTGCCGAGGCTGTTCATCAGGTCGACCGTGACGTCGACGGTTTCCTGGCTGGTGTTCTCGCCGGGCACGACTTCGACCAGCGGCATGAGCTGGACGGGATTCCAGTAGTGGGCCACCACGAAGCGTTCGGGATGCTTGAGGTTCTTGGCAATCGCGCTGGGGCTCAGACCGGAGGTATTGGTCGCCAGAATGGTGTCATCGTCCACCACGGCTTCGGCCTTCTCCCACGATTCCTGCTTGACCTGAAGGTTCTCGAACACGCATTCGGCGATGTAGTCGACGCCGGCAAGATCGGCGTAATCGGTTGTGGGATGCACACGCGCCATGATCGCGTCCTTGTCTTCCTTGGCCACGCCACCTTCAATCATGGTGGTCAGGTCGCGGTCAATCAGGGAAAGGCCACGCTTCAGCGCTTCGTCGGTGGCATCGACCATGGTCACGTTATAGCCGTGAATGGCGAATTCCATCGCGGCGGCATGACCCATGGTGCCCGCTCCGAGCTGGCCGATCCTGTTTCCTATCGTTTTCATTGTTAGCTCCTTTGCTTCAAACCGATTTTGTTGTTCTTGCGTTAAGGCCCATCGTTGTGGCCTTAACGCGGTCCGCAAACACTTGGCGGCACCGATAGAATCGTCAAGCGTTCGAGGTAATTGCCATGCTATTAAAGCGTTCGGGAAATGCCTTATTGTTTAGCCTGCAGCATGA
The window above is part of the Bifidobacterium sp. ESL0704 genome. Proteins encoded here:
- a CDS encoding 3-hydroxyacyl-CoA dehydrogenase family protein, with product MKTIGNRIGQLGAGTMGHAAAMEFAIHGYNVTMVDATDEALKRGLSLIDRDLTTMIEGGVAKEDKDAIMARVHPTTDYADLAGVDYIAECVFENLQVKQESWEKAEAVVDDDTILATNTSGLSPSAIAKNLKHPERFVVAHYWNPVQLMPLVEVVPGENTSQETVDVTVDLMNSLGKHAVPLKVESLGFVGNRLQMAVIREENEIVRRGIATPEAVDDIMKYSLGRRWSIVGPLEGIDQGGLDVFDNISKYLYDDLANNTGEDPALKEKVEQGNLGAKTGQGFYDWSGDKATEAIRARDRILMEDLARDQREAEK